The window CTACACTGTTTCCCTTTCAACCACGCCTATTCTTCCGAGGACCCCCACCGCCATGTTCCCGTTGTCGTCAGCCCCCTGGACGTCCCCGCAGGGGATGAAGGACCTGCTGTCGAACGCGGGCGTCCTCCTCACCGTGGGCAGCCTCATCATGTCGCTGCTGCTGGCCTTCACGCCCGGTGGCCCGGCGTCGGATGATCCGGGGGACGCGGGCGAGGACATCGGCTACGTCGTCCCGGACGCGGAGACGCAGGCGAAGCTCACCACGATCCACGACGAACTCGTCTTTGCGGTGAACGCCCTGCGGATGAAGGAACACGTCCCGCCGCTGGCGCTCGACTCCCACATGGAGCGCACCGCCCAGCGCCACGCCCAGAAGGTCGCGGTCCTGGGGACGCACGTCGACTCCCCGAACAACGTCACCCTGCTGCAGCACAGCCTGCCGCTGGAGGAGGCCTCCGGCCACGCCTTCATGGAGGCCTGGCTGCACTCCGCGCCGCACACCGCGGTGCTCATCGACGCCCGCTACTCCTTCCACGGCACCGGCGTCGCCGTGGGTCACGGCCGCGTGTGGGTGACGCTGCAACTCTCCGCCAGGTGAGCACCGACCGATATACAGTGGGCGGTGTGAACGAGACCACACCCACCACCCAGGCCGCCTCGCTGCCGCCGAACCGCTCGACGTCGCTGCTGACGGACATGTACGAGCTCACCATGCTGCAGGCCGCGCTGCGCGACGGCACGGCACACCGCAGCTGCACCTTCGAGGTCTTCGCTCGCCGGCTGCCCAATGAGCGTCGTTACGGCGTCGTCGCGGGCACCGCCCGCGTGCTGCGTGCGATACGGGACTTCGTCTTCACGGAGGACCAGCTCACGCACCTGAGCTTCCTCGACGACCGGACCCGCGAGTTCCTCCGGGACTACCGCTTCACCGGGCAGATCGACGGCTACCGGGAGGGCGAGCTCTACTTCCCGTACTCCCCGCTGCTCACCGTCCGCGGCACCTTCGCCGAGTGCGTGATCCTCGAGACGGTCATCCTGTCGATCATGAACGCGGACTCCGCGATTGCCTCGGCCGCCGCCCGCATGGTCACGGCCGCCGACGGCCGCCCCATCATCGAGATGGGTTCACGCCGCACCCACGAGTACGCGGCGGTCACCGCCTCCCGGGCGGCCTACCTGGCCGGTTTCACCGCCACCTCGAACCTGGAGGCCTCCCACCGCTACGGCATCCCCGCCTCCGGCACCGCCGCGCACGCGTGGACGCTGCTGCACATCAACGAGGACGGCACCCCGAACGAGGAGCTGGCCTTCCGCTCCCAGGTCGAGGCCCTCGGCCCGGACACGACGCTGCTGGTGGACACCTACGACATCACCAAGGGCGTCGAGACGGCCGTCCGGGTCGCCGGCCCCGAGCTCGGGGGCGTCCGCATCGACTCCGGTGACCTCGGCGCCGTCACCCGGCGCGTCCGCCGGCAGCTCGACGAGCTCGGCGCACACAACACCCGGATCGTCGTGTCCTCGGACCTCGACGAGTTCGCCATCGCCGGTCTGCGCGGCGACCCGGTCGACGTCTACGGTGTCGGCACCTCGGTGGTCACGGGTTCAGGTGCCCCGACCGCCAGCATGGTGTACAAGCTGGTCGAGGTGGACGGGCACCCCGTCGCGAAGCGTTCGCGCGGCAAGGGCATGACGGGCGGCGGCAAGCAGGCGGTGCGTACCTACCGTTCCTCCGGCGTCGCCGTCGAGGAGCTGGTCTCCCCCTTCGGTGCGGAGGCGCCGGACACCGGGCGCCTCACCTCCCGTCAGCTCACGGTCCCGCTCATGCGAGACGGCGTGGCGGTGGAGGGCCTGCCGACCCTCCACGAGTCCCGCGCGCACCTCGCGGAGCAGCTGCTGACGCTGCCGTGGGAGGGCCTGGCGCTGTCGCGCGACGAGCCGTCGATCAGCACCCGTTTCGTGGGCTTCCCCGGGTAGCGGGAACCTCTCCCCCGGCGTGGCCGGCCCCCGGCGTTAGACTCGGGGGCCGGCCCCTCATCTTCTTCCCGCCAGGAGGCACCGCGTGTCCCACTCCACCACCACGCTTCTCGACGCCGCCGTCGACGCCCTCGGCGGCACCCGCCGCGACGGCCAGGTCGCCATGGCGGAGGCCGTCACCCGTGCGCTGGAGACGGAACGGCACCTGGCGGTGCAGGCCGGCACGGGCACCGGCAAGTCGCTGGCCTACCTGGTCCCGGCGATCCGGCACGCGCAGGCCACGGGTTCCTCGGTCATCGTCTCCACGGCGACCATCGCCCTGCAGCGGCAGCTGGTCGAGAGGGATCTGCCGCGTCTGGCGGACGCCCTGGAGAAGGTCATGGAGCGGCGCCCCACCTTCGCGATCCTCAAGGGTCGCTCCAACTACGTCTGCCTCAACCGCATCGGGGCGGACGAGGACCCGGAGGAGGCGCTTCTCGACGAGGCCGAGGTCTCCTGGCTGGGCCGGCACGTCGCCCGCGTCCACGAGTGGGCGCAGGAGACGGAGAGCGGCGACCGCGACGACCTCGAGCCCGGCGTGCCGGACCTGGCGTGGCGGCAGGTCTCCGTCACCGCCCGTGAGTGCCTCGGGGCGACGCGCTGCCCGCACGGCGAGGAGTGCTTCGCGGAGGCGGCGCGTCGGAAAGCACATGAGGTCGACATCGTGGTGACCAACCACGCGCTGCTGGCCATCGACGCCCTCGCCGACATCGACATCCTCCCCGAGCACGACGTGGTCATCATCGACGAGGCCCACGAACTCGACGGCCGCATCACCTCCGTCGCCACCAACCAACTGTCACGCACCGCCCTGACACTGGCCGCCAAGCGCGCCGGGAAGCTGGGTGCCGACGGCCGCGACGACAAGGTGGTGGAACTCACCGACGACTGGCTGGCGGCCGCCGCGCTGCTGCCCGCCGGCCGGTGGAGCGACATCGACGACGCCGCCCGCGGCCCGCTCGCCGGCCTCCGCGACGGCCTGTGGTCCCTCCGCGACGCCGTCGCCCGCGCCCCCGAGGGCGAGGCCGCGCACGATCCGGAGAAGAACGCCGAACGGCAGAACCTCACCAACCACCTGCAGGAACTTCACGACGCCATCGTGCGGATCCTCACCGTGTTCGACGAGGAGGACGCGGCGTCGCAACGCGACGTCGTGTGGCTGGACCGCGACGACCGCCGCGGCGACGTCCTCATGGTCGCCCCGCTGTCGGTGGCCGGGCTGCTCCACGAAAGGCTCTTCGGCGAGCAGACCGTCGTGCTCACCTCCGCGACGCTCACCATCGGCGGGCGTTTCGACGCGATGGCCGCCTCCTGGGGACTGCCCCGCGGCACGTGGGACAGCCTCGACGCCGGCACCCCCTTCGACCCGCGCCGCTCCGGCATCCTCTACACGGCCCGCCACCTGCCGGACCCCGGCCGCGACGGCCTCGCCGCCGAGACCCTCGACGAGATCCACGACCTCATCATGGCCGCCGGCGGCCGCACCCTGGGACTCTTCTCCTCCCGTCGCGCCGCGGAACAGGCCGCCGAGGCGATGCGTGCCCGCCTGCCCTTCGACGTCTACTGCCAGGGCGACGACACGACCGGCGCGCTGGTGGAGAAGTTCGCCCGCAACGAGAACGCCTGCCTCTTCGGCACGCTCACCCTGTGGCAGGGCGTCGACGTTCCGGGCAGCGCCTGCTCCCTGGTCCTCATCGACCGGGTCCCCTTCCCCCGCCCCGACGACCCGCTGCTGCAGGCCCGCAAGGAGGCCGCGGAGGCCGAGGGACGCAACGGCTTCATGGAGGTCGCCGCCACGCACGCGGCCCTGCTCATGGCCCAGGGCGCGGGCCGCCTGCTGCGCTCGGTCAACGACCGCGGCGTCGTCGCCGTCCTGGACAACCGCCTGGTGACCAAGCGCTACGGCTCCTTCCTCCGCGCCTCGATGCCCGCCTTCTGGGAGACGACCGACCCGCAGGTGGTCCGCGGTGCGCTCGAGCGTCTGGTGGCTCAGGACCGGTGAAGGAGCCGGT of the Corynebacterium humireducens NBRC 106098 = DSM 45392 genome contains:
- a CDS encoding CAP domain-containing protein, whose protein sequence is MFPLSSAPWTSPQGMKDLLSNAGVLLTVGSLIMSLLLAFTPGGPASDDPGDAGEDIGYVVPDAETQAKLTTIHDELVFAVNALRMKEHVPPLALDSHMERTAQRHAQKVAVLGTHVDSPNNVTLLQHSLPLEEASGHAFMEAWLHSAPHTAVLIDARYSFHGTGVAVGHGRVWVTLQLSAR
- a CDS encoding nicotinate phosphoribosyltransferase, producing the protein MNETTPTTQAASLPPNRSTSLLTDMYELTMLQAALRDGTAHRSCTFEVFARRLPNERRYGVVAGTARVLRAIRDFVFTEDQLTHLSFLDDRTREFLRDYRFTGQIDGYREGELYFPYSPLLTVRGTFAECVILETVILSIMNADSAIASAAARMVTAADGRPIIEMGSRRTHEYAAVTASRAAYLAGFTATSNLEASHRYGIPASGTAAHAWTLLHINEDGTPNEELAFRSQVEALGPDTTLLVDTYDITKGVETAVRVAGPELGGVRIDSGDLGAVTRRVRRQLDELGAHNTRIVVSSDLDEFAIAGLRGDPVDVYGVGTSVVTGSGAPTASMVYKLVEVDGHPVAKRSRGKGMTGGGKQAVRTYRSSGVAVEELVSPFGAEAPDTGRLTSRQLTVPLMRDGVAVEGLPTLHESRAHLAEQLLTLPWEGLALSRDEPSISTRFVGFPG
- a CDS encoding ATP-dependent DNA helicase, with the protein product MSHSTTTLLDAAVDALGGTRRDGQVAMAEAVTRALETERHLAVQAGTGTGKSLAYLVPAIRHAQATGSSVIVSTATIALQRQLVERDLPRLADALEKVMERRPTFAILKGRSNYVCLNRIGADEDPEEALLDEAEVSWLGRHVARVHEWAQETESGDRDDLEPGVPDLAWRQVSVTARECLGATRCPHGEECFAEAARRKAHEVDIVVTNHALLAIDALADIDILPEHDVVIIDEAHELDGRITSVATNQLSRTALTLAAKRAGKLGADGRDDKVVELTDDWLAAAALLPAGRWSDIDDAARGPLAGLRDGLWSLRDAVARAPEGEAAHDPEKNAERQNLTNHLQELHDAIVRILTVFDEEDAASQRDVVWLDRDDRRGDVLMVAPLSVAGLLHERLFGEQTVVLTSATLTIGGRFDAMAASWGLPRGTWDSLDAGTPFDPRRSGILYTARHLPDPGRDGLAAETLDEIHDLIMAAGGRTLGLFSSRRAAEQAAEAMRARLPFDVYCQGDDTTGALVEKFARNENACLFGTLTLWQGVDVPGSACSLVLIDRVPFPRPDDPLLQARKEAAEAEGRNGFMEVAATHAALLMAQGAGRLLRSVNDRGVVAVLDNRLVTKRYGSFLRASMPAFWETTDPQVVRGALERLVAQDR